The window TTCTAGGGACAGATGCCTATATTCTAGAAATAGATGACTTTAAAAAACAGCTCAAATAGGTTTTTAAGCAAGTAAAAATTACTTCTCTCCACTTCTTTATTATTTAAAAAAGTTGAAAATAGCTCTGTTTAGTAATAAATGGATGTTATTCTTATGCCCGTTTCAAAAGGGCGTTGAAATGGACTACAAGCCGATTCTAATTTATTGTAAATATTAGCTTCACACGTGTTTAATTATCTGTATTTTAAATAGTTGATATTATTTTACTAAAAATCCTCATGTTGATATGAACTTCATGGGACAACTCAAAATTGGGTATTCTTACCTATTGTAAAGTATGAGATACCGTTTTAAATTTACATGGTAGTAAATAAGATATTATGTGCTGTACGGATTTGTAGCCTGATTTTTTAGTTTGGACTTTAGGCCATTAAAGTAATTGATTTCATTCTAATCATTTCTCATAGAATTTACTAACCAACCATTATTTTAATCTCACTTATTCTTACAGCACTTTTTATTTTCAAAAAGTGCTTTCAGTTATTTTGAAGAACTCTACATTACGTTTAGTCTTTGTAAATAGAGACCACCGCTTTAGAATCCGAAGATTTAGTCGCTCTATACATTCCTTCAGTATTAAATGGCATTGAAATATTTCCATTGGTATCAACAGCAATTAGGCCACCGTCACCTCCTATTTCAAGAATACGTTTATGTATAACTTCGCTTGCCGCTGCTTCTAAGGACATATTTTTATGTTCCATTAAACAAGCCACATCATAGGCTACTACACCTCTTATAAAAAACTCACCACTTCCCGTACAACTTATCGCACAGGTTTTATTATTAGCATAATTTCCAGCGCCTACCATAGGACTATCTCCTACTCGACCCCATTTTTTATTAGTCATTCCTCCTGTAGATGTTGCAGCCGCTATATTTCCATTTTGATCGCAAGCCACCGCTCCTACAGTACCAAATTTAGAATCTTTTTTTGTGGAATGATCTAGTTGAAAGCTGTCCGTATCTTTTATTTCTAACCACTGTTTATGCCTAAAATCATCGTAGAAATAAGATGGATCTTCAAAATTATAATTCAAATCTTTAGCAAATTCATGAGCTCCTTCACCAGCTAGAAAAACATGCTCACTCTTTTCCATCACATCTCGAGCAAGACTTATGGGATTTTTTATTCCAGTAATTAAAGATACCGCGCCAGCATTCAAGGTGTTACCATCCATGATACAAGCATCCATCTCATGTGTTTCATTTGCTGTAAACACAGCTCCTTTACCAGCATTGAATAATGGAGAATCTTCCAAAACTTTTACCGCTACCTCAACAGCTTCTACCGCAGATTTGCCTTTTTCTAAAACGCTATATCCAGCATCTATTGCAGCTTGTAGATCAACTCTGTACTTTGCTTCTAGCTCTGGAGTCATCATTCCTTTTACCAGAGTTCCTGCGCCACCGTGTATGGCTATTGAAAATTTATTGTTCATTACTTAATTTCAAAAATTTTTATTGAAAACTTTAGAAGTTGACACTTATTTTATGTTGATTACTTTAATTTAATACATATTCTTAGTATCAAACTATCTGCATTCCATTTATGAAGTCTTATTCAAAAATAATTTCTTGAACACAACAGGCATTTTTCAACCTTTCCGAGCAAATTTCCGTAAACTCCAATTTGTCCACCTTTCCTATTCTTAGGAAAGGAGCTTTTACTTTTTGGTTTTATACAGTCACATTATAAAATTATAGCACGGTCGCAATACCAAATTGACCATTCATTTAATCCAACAAATGCAACTCACCGCGGTTATCCATTTCTTTTAGTTCTTTAACTAAATCCAACGCATCTGGAACGACGTCGCTACAAAGAATGATAAGTGAGCCTTCTTTAGCATTTTTTACAGCAAATTTAATTGCTTCTTTTTCTGACGGAATAATGGTGGTTTTTTTATTAGGATCTTTGCTTTTGATCCCATCATTTAGCATTTTGATAAGCTCTTCTTCGGTTTTACCTCTTAGTCGTTTATCCTGTCTGATGATGATTTCATCAAACATCTCTGCGGCAATACTTCCCATTTCATTATTATCCTCTACTCGCCTATCACCTATTCCAGCAATGATTCCTACTTTAATTGTAGCATCTAGTTCATCAGTAAAGTTTTTAAGTCCTCTCATTCCTGCAGCGTTGTGTGCATAATCTAATAAGATCGAGAAATTAGAAAACTTAAACATGTTCAATCTTCCAGGAGTTTGTGATGCTGATGGCACAAAAGTTTCTAAAGCTGCTTTGATATCTTCGTTGCTTATTCCTTGCACATGCGCGGCAAGAATCGCAGCTAGAACATTTTGAATCATGAACTTGGCTTTTCCACCGTAAGTAAGTGGTATGTGCTCAGCTTTCATTAATCGCATCTTCCATTCTCCTCTACATATAGTTACAAACCCTTCTTCATAAACGGCTGTAATACCATTCAATCGTTGCAGCGCTTTAATTCTTGGATTGTTTTCATCCATTGAGAATAAGGCAACATTACATTCTACTGAACGACGCATGTCGTAAACAAGATCATCGTCTGCATTAAGAACAGCATAACCATCTGGTAAAACCGTTTCTGGAATAACTCCTTTAACCTTAGCTAGTTGATCAACCGTATGAATTCCTTTAAGTCCTAAATGATCTGCAGCGACGTTTGTTACGATTCCCACATCACATTTTTTAAAACCTAGACCAGCTCGTAGTAATCCTCCTCGCGCCGATTCTAAAACGGCCATATTTACGGTAGGGTCTTTTAAAACAAATTCGGCACTTGCAGGACCAGTACAATCACCAGTCATTAATAACCTGTTTTGAATGTAAACACCATCGCTTGTTGTATAACCAACTCTGTAACCGTTCATTTTTGCAATATGAGCAATGAGTCGAGAGGTAGTAGTTTTACCGTTTGTTCCAGTAATAGCGATTATAGGAATACGGCCAGTTTCTCCCTTAATAGGAAATAATTTATCAATAACCGGAGCAGCTACATTTCTAGGTAAACCAGTTGTAGGCGCTAAATGCATTCTGAATCCAGGTCCTGCGTTTACCTCTAGCACGGCTCCACCAGTTTCTGAAAGTGGTTGTGAGATATCTGTAGTCATGATATCAATTCCGCAAATGTCAAGATCGATTATTTTTGAAATACGCTCTGCCATACTCACATTTGCTGGATGGATTATATCAGTAATATCTTCAGCAGTTCCTCCAGTGCTTAGGTTTGCGGTGTCTTTGAGAATTAATCTTTCGCCTTGAGCGATAACAGAATCAAGTGTGTAACCAGCATCCTTAATAATGGTTTGTGTCAACTCATTTGTAGTAATTTTAGTCAATACATTTTCATGTCCAAAACCACGACGTGGATCACTATTTACTTTATCAATTAATTCTTGTACTGTAGATTTTCCATCACCTATAACGTGAGCTGGAGTTCTAATCGCTCCTGCGACTAACTTGTTGTTAATGACTAACAATCTATAATCAGCTCCCTTAATGAATTTTTCTACTATGATAGCGCCACTTTTAGAACTATCCTTGGCATGATGAAAAGCAACTAGTGCTTCATCATAATTATTGATATCTACAGTAATTCCGCGACCGTG is drawn from Nonlabens dokdonensis DSW-6 and contains these coding sequences:
- the cphA gene encoding cyanophycin synthetase; translation: MKIREINAMRGPNYWSVRRHKLIVMVLDLEKMEEFPTNKVPGFPERLKAMFPTMYSHRCSEGCEGGFFMRVDDGTWMGHVIEHIALEIQTIAGMDTGFGRTRGYGEEGVYNVVFSYMEENVGRYAAKAAVRICEALIAAEDYDINDDIQEMRELRESSRLGPSTGSIVEEAQSRGIPWIRLNKYSLVQLGYGANQKRIQATVTSETSSIGVELACDKEDTKFLLEQAEVEVPRGDIIRRERSLEEACNYVGYPLVIKPIDGNHGRGITVDINNYDEALVAFHHAKDSSKSGAIIVEKFIKGADYRLLVINNKLVAGAIRTPAHVIGDGKSTVQELIDKVNSDPRRGFGHENVLTKITTNELTQTIIKDAGYTLDSVIAQGERLILKDTANLSTGGTAEDITDIIHPANVSMAERISKIIDLDICGIDIMTTDISQPLSETGGAVLEVNAGPGFRMHLAPTTGLPRNVAAPVIDKLFPIKGETGRIPIIAITGTNGKTTTSRLIAHIAKMNGYRVGYTTSDGVYIQNRLLMTGDCTGPASAEFVLKDPTVNMAVLESARGGLLRAGLGFKKCDVGIVTNVAADHLGLKGIHTVDQLAKVKGVIPETVLPDGYAVLNADDDLVYDMRRSVECNVALFSMDENNPRIKALQRLNGITAVYEEGFVTICRGEWKMRLMKAEHIPLTYGGKAKFMIQNVLAAILAAHVQGISNEDIKAALETFVPSASQTPGRLNMFKFSNFSILLDYAHNAAGMRGLKNFTDELDATIKVGIIAGIGDRRVEDNNEMGSIAAEMFDEIIIRQDKRLRGKTEEELIKMLNDGIKSKDPNKKTTIIPSEKEAIKFAVKNAKEGSLIILCSDVVPDALDLVKELKEMDNRGELHLLD
- a CDS encoding isoaspartyl peptidase/L-asparaginase family protein — protein: MNNKFSIAIHGGAGTLVKGMMTPELEAKYRVDLQAAIDAGYSVLEKGKSAVEAVEVAVKVLEDSPLFNAGKGAVFTANETHEMDACIMDGNTLNAGAVSLITGIKNPISLARDVMEKSEHVFLAGEGAHEFAKDLNYNFEDPSYFYDDFRHKQWLEIKDTDSFQLDHSTKKDSKFGTVGAVACDQNGNIAAATSTGGMTNKKWGRVGDSPMVGAGNYANNKTCAISCTGSGEFFIRGVVAYDVACLMEHKNMSLEAAASEVIHKRILEIGGDGGLIAVDTNGNISMPFNTEGMYRATKSSDSKAVVSIYKD